CTCCGTCCGTATCAATCGTGTCCCCGATGCCCGAGGAACCGGGCGTGGTGCCCATCAAGGTTGACCTCATGGGCGTGGGGCGCGACGTGGAAGTGCGCCGTGTCCGGTTTGCCACGCTGCATCCCGGGGAGCGGCGATCCGTGCAGCAGGGCGAGGACCTGCTTCGCGTGGGCCGTTATGACGAGGAGGTCCTGCTGCTGCCCAAGATGCGCGCATCCCGGGATTTCCGCATCGTGCTGGATGACGACACGCCCATCGTGTTCGACGGCTATTCCAATGTGACCTACGAATGCCTGCGCGTGGACCGCTGGTTCAAGACCCTGCTTTTCGGCGGGGTGTTCGGCATGCTGGAAATGGACGATACCCTGGCCTCCACGTTCTATCTTCCCTCGGGCCTGCACGGCAAATATCGGTCGGTTCAGGGGCGGGTGGAGCCTGCGAACGTGACGTTTCGTCGTGTGCGGCGCACGCATGTCATACCCGAGACCGAGAATCAGTATGTCTTGCGGTACATGGGCAAGCAGGGCATGCAGCTTGAGTTCGAACTGCGCCGATTGTGCGGCGGAAGCCGTCCCCGGGTGGTGCAGCGCGAACGGATTCTCGTCCCGTTGGGCGCGCCTCTGGCCGAAGTGGCCGGACATGAATTTCGCATTCACACGGCAACGCCCGAAATTCTGGACGTGACCCTGATACGCTGATCGATGTCAGTGGATTGTTGCACGAGAAAAGGCGATCCCGGATTCGGGATCGCCTTTTTCCTTTTCATTTTCGTCCGGGACTAGCTCCAGCGTATCAGTCGGGTTTCGTGTTTGGCCCCCAGCCCGGGATGCACGGGAATGACTCTGACCCCGTAACGACTTTCTCCGGGGAATGAAGGGGCGTATTCGGCAACGAATTCCAATGTATTGGCTTCGCTGTGCTTGAGGCTCATGGGCACGCATTCGATGATCGTCTGCTCGTCGGGAGTGGCTACCACCATTTCCACGAGCAGTTCGTTGTCTAGAAGCTGTCCCTTGTCCACCCTGGCCGTGACTGTCATGGCATTGCCCAGTCGGAATACGTCGCCATGAATGCCGCTCACGTTTATTTCCCTGATGGTCACGGTGGAAAATCGTCCCGGAATGCGTTTGCGCCATTCCCCGATTTCCCGGGCCAGTTCATGATCGTTCCTGTTGCGCTGTGCGGACAGCTTAAGAGCCGGAATGTACATGGTGTCCATGTATTCCCGGACCATGCGATGCGTTCCGTACTGGTGGAAGGCGTTTTTCATGGCCTCCTTCATGCGGCGCACCCAGGCGTGGGGCACTCCATCGCCGCCCCGGTCGTAGTATTCCGGGGCCACTTCGCTCTCCAGCACCGCGTACATGTTGTCCGCGTCCACGATGTCCTGATTGACCTGCGTTTCATAGACAAGCCCCTGACCGATGGCCCAGCCGTTGTGACCGTCGTAGGCCTCGTCCCACCAGCCGTCCAGAATGCTGCAATTGGGAACGCCGTTGACCGCAGCCTTCATGCCGCTGGTGCCGCTGGCTTCCATCAGCCGGATGGGCGTGTTGAGCCACACGTCCGCGCCCGAGACGAGCAGGCGGGCCAGCCGGATGTCGTAGCCTTCCAGAAAGACCACGTGGCCCAGAATGTCATCCTGTTTGGCCAATCGGCTGATCAGACTGATGAATCCGGCTCCGATGGTATCCGCCGGATGCGCCTTGCCCGCAAAGATGATGTTCACGGGTCTGTCCTGATTCAGGAATATCTCCTTGACCTTGTTCAGGTTGTGGAAGAGCAGGGTCGGTCGTTTGTATGCGGTGCATCGCCGGGCAAAGCACAGGGTCAGATGGTCCGGATTCAGGGCGGACAGGAATTGGCGGAGACGGTTCGGCGGTTCGCCCTCGCGTTGCCACTGTTCCGAGACGGAGCGGTGGATTTCCTCGTAGAGCCGATGTTTCAGCCGGACATGGGTGTCCCACAGACGGCGGTCGTCGATCGAGTCGATGCAGTCCCAGCCGTTGCCGTGCAGAAGCTCCTGATGCACGGACAGGCCGCAGCTTTCCTCGATGGCGTGGCGATGCTCCTCGTCGAGCCACGACGGGATGTGCACGCCGTTGGTGATGTGGCCGACCGGGACCTCGCCGAGCAGGAAACCGCGCCACAGGTCCATCCACATGCGCCGGGACACGTCGCCGTGCAACCGGCTGACGCCGTTGCGGAGACAGGAGAGCTGGAGCGCGAGCACGGTCATGTTCAGATGGTCGGCTTCCTCGGCATAGATGTGGCCGAGGTTCCACAGTGCGTCCCACGGCACGCCCATTTCCTCGGCATAGCCCCGGAAATAGTTCTCCACCAGCGACTTTTCGAATCGTTCGTTGCCCGCCGGGACCGGGGTGTGCATGGTGAATACCGTGGAGCCGCGCACCACTTCCTTGGCCGTGGCAAAGTCCAGACCATCGAGAAACATGAGCTGCCGGATGCGTTCGAAGAGCAGGAACGCGGAGTGACCTTCATTGAGATGATGGATGCTCGGTTCGATGTTCAGGGCCTTCAGCAGCCTGACCCCGCCCACGCCGAGCACGATTTCCTGTTCGATGCGTCCCTTGGAGGATGGCTCGTACAATCGGGCGGCGATGTCCCGGTCCGTGCGGGAGTTCTCGGCCACATCCGTATCCAGCAGATAGAGCTTGGCGCGCCCCACGCGTACTTCCCATATCTGGGCGTACACGGTGCGGCCCGGCATATCCACGGTGACGAGAATCCGTTCCGTGTCGTCCTTCTGGAGCTGGGTGATGGGCATGGCCGCGAAATTGTTTTCGCGGTATTCCACCACCTGTTCTCCGTTGCCGTTGATGCGCTGGTGGAAGTAGCCGTTCTTGTAGAGCAGGGAAATGCCGATGAACGGCAGGTTCAGGTCGCTGGCCGACTTGATGTGGTCGCCTGCGAGCAGGCCCAGTCCGCCGGAATAGATGGGAATGGCCTCATGCAGCCCGAACTCCATGGAAAAGTAGGAAATCGGGTTCTGCCATGTAATGCCCTTGTATTCGGCGTTATCCGATTCGGCCATGTATGCGTCGAATCGTTCCATGACGCCGGTGAAGCGCGCCATGAATTCCATGTCCCCGGAAAGCTGGTTGAGCCTGTCGCGGTCCATGGTGTCCAGAAAGCGGATCGGGCTGTGTTCGCATTCATGCCATTTGTCCGCATCCATCCATTCGAAGAGCTCCTGGGAATCGCGATGCCAGACCCACCAGAGATTGTTGGCCAGCTCCCGGAGTCGGGTCAGCGCCGGGGGAAGTTCGGTGACCACATTGAAGGACCGAAGGCGTGGCTGGGTGGTGTTGACCCCGGAGAAGCTGACCGCCTTGCCCGGAGCCGCCGCCATGCGCTGCACCCCGGCAATGCGTTCCTTGCGGATTTCCGCAGCCAGCTCATACGCCTCGACATAGCGGGGATAGAAGTGTTCCCATGTGGCTTTCTCGGCAGCGTCCCGCGCCCGGGCACTGCGGTCGATTCGTTCATCCTCGGACCAGCTCGTGAAGTCGTGGAGATGATCCGCGAGCTTGGCCGCTGCCGTGGCGTAGTCGTCTTTCAGCCGGTTGAGCACGTGAACTCCGGGGTTGCCGTCCGGGAATTCCTCCATGATCCACTGTCCGAATCCGGCGCGGTCGGATGTGACCGTGGGTACGGAAAACGCCGCACTCTCCATGGGCGTATAGCCCCACGGTTCGTAAAACGAAGGGAAGACCGTCAGGTCCATGCCGGACAGGGCCTCGTAGTATTCCAGATTGAGCACGCCATCGTTGCCATCCAGATACACCGGAATGAAAATCACGCAGCAGCGGTTTTCGGGCGTGTTGTTCAGCTGCTTTTCCCGGCAGCGGGCCACGATGGGATCATGGTCCGCATTCCCCAGATGATGCGTGGCGATTCCCGCGTATTTTTCGATGCCGTACCGCTCCTCCTTGAGCAGCCTGCGCGCTTCGTCGCTGAATCCGGCATATCCGCAGCTCACCAGCATGAAGGAGACCACGGTGATGTCGGTTTCCGTCTTGGCAAGGCGAGCGTCGACTTCGGCCAGACTGTCCAGAAGCAGGTCGATGCCCTTGTTGTGAAATTCATATCTCCCGCTTGTGGCGACAAGCAGGGTCCTTTTCGGATCCAGTTCCCGTTCCAGAAAGCGGGAGGCCAGTTCCAGCAATTGCTTGCGCGCCTCCCGGCGAGTCTGGGCCACCGTGGCCGGTTCGGCGAATCCTTCCAGATTGAAGCCGTTGACCGTAACCACGGCCGGGTTGGTGCCCAGCAGGTGGCAGGCTTCCCTGCGCGTGATGTTGGACACCGTGGTGAAGCAGTCTGCCTCGCGCGCGGAGACCGATTCCATGGAGTGCTTGGCGGACACGCCCACGGCCTTGGCTTCGAGGGTCGGTTCGATTTCTTCCAGTCTCTGGTAGATGTCCGTGCCGGAACCGGACATGGCGCGCCCCAACATGGTGGCGTGCGTGGTCAGGACCGTGGATACACCGGGCGCGTGCTTTTTCAGGTAGAGCACGCCCGCACCGGACATCCATTCGTGGAAATGGGCAAACACGTCCGCCACTTCGGCCACGTCGTCATAGGTTTCCTTGATGGCCATGGCCGCGGCCGTGCTGAAGAGCACCGGCTCGATGTAATCCCATGCCCCGGTCATGGAATCCACGCCGAAATCGTTCCAGAGTTGGAAAAGCAGCTTGTCCGAGGCGGGAAACGCATTCTGGAAGCCGATGAGCACGGCCCACGGTCTGCCGGGGATTTCCCATTTCCCGGTTCGGGTTTCAATGCCCTTGGCGCGCAAGCGTTCCAGCGTCGGCACGATTTCCCCGGGTGGATCGCATGGTTCGAATCCCGGGTTGCGGTCGAGCAGGGGGCCGACGGCCACGTAGCGGCCCTTGAATGCGAGCATGGCTTCGGCCGCCTTGCTGCTGATCACGGTGTGGATGCCGCCCACCTTGTTGCAGACTTCCCATGACACTCTTCAAAAAGCCAACAGTTTTCCATGCCTTTTCTCCTGTGGTCAGGCGCCTGCCGGGCATTCCGTCACCCTGAGCGCAAGATCGTTGAGCGCGTTCATGTAAGTGATGAACGCCTGATGCGGGGTCTCGTAGGGATTGAAGTACTTGTGCACGTCGCCGTCGGAAAACCATTTGGTGCACATGTAGTAGAAGTGGTCGCTGGTGAGCAGTTCGCGCCAGTTGGCGATGAGGTCGTCGTCTCCGGTCGCCAGAACGTCCCTTTCCAACCTGTAGGCCAGTTCCGCAGCCTGATCCTGCATGGGATTGCCGAGCCAAGCCGTGACATCACGCTCCAGATCAGCCCATGACGTGAAATGGGGCACGTCGAGTTGGGCCACGGGATCAAGGCGGGCCGCGACTTCTGCCGGGGTCTGGAAACAGAAGTCGGGATGCGTCAGGATGCTGCCGGGAAGATTGCGGAAAAATTGGAATATTCCGGTGTCGGCCCACTGGTGTTCGCCCAGCGTCTCGTAATCCATGAACAGATTCACGGTTTCACCGCTGCCTGCCACGGCGTGGACCCATCGTGCGTATTTTTCCGTGGTGATGGGCCATTCGTTCCAGTTGCGGTCCGAGAAACGGAAGGCCACGTCGTCGGACAGCCGATAGTTCTTGAGCAGGGCCTTGAGCTTGCAGCAGCCGGAAGGCTGGTAGATGAAGTTGGGTGATCTCCAGCCAAGACTCTGGTCCGCGCCTTCAGCCAGAATGACCTTGTAGCCCATTTTTTCCACTTCCAGGGCAAGGTCGTTGTTGTAGATCAATTCCGTGTTTCGGAAGGTCACGGGTCTGGACCCGAAGAAATCCTCGAGCACCCGACCGTGCATGATTACCTGCCGCCGGAATTCCTCGCGCGAAAACAGGAAGGCCAGTGAATGATAGTGGGTCTCCCCGATGAATTCCACGCACCCCGTGGCCGCGAGTTCCCGGAAGGATTCCAGCACCTCGGGGCAGAATTCCTGAAACTGTTCCATGGCCACGCCCGTGATGGCGTAGGAGATGCGGAACCTGCCGTCGAATTCGCGGATCAGGTCGAGCATCAGCCTGTTGGCGGGCAGGTAGCATTTGTGCGCCACCTTGAGCAGGATTTCCCGGTTGGCGTTCTCGTCGCGGTACAGATGCCTGCGCCCGATGTCGAAGAACGTGTATCCCTGATCCAGACGCATGGGCTGGTGCACCTGAAAGTACATGCAGATCGAGATCATGCCCCACCTCCAGCCAGTTCCCGGTAGACGGCGAGCACGCGTTCGGCAGCGCGTTCCCACTTTACCTTTTTCAGCGTTTCCATGCCTTGTTTGACAAGGGTCGCGGCCCGTTTCTCGTTTTCCAGAATGTCGAGAATTTCAAAGGCCAGCCTGTCCACGTCCCAGAAGTCGATCGTGACCGCCTCATCCAGAATTTCGGCCACGCCCGACTGCTTGGAGACAATGGCCGGAACATTGTAGACCATGGCCTCCAGCGGGGTGATGCCGAATGGTTCGGACACGCTGGGCATGACGTACAGGTCGCTCATGGCATAGATGCGTTCCACGTCCGCGCCGCGTACGAAGCCCAGAAAATGGAACTTGTCGGCCATGCGCAGTTCGGCCATGCGTTCGACCATGCGCGGAAACATGTCACCCGACCCGGCCATGGCGAACCGGACGTGCGGATTCCTTTCGAGCACCCTGGCCGCGGCCTCCACAAAGTAGTCGGGGCCCTTCTGAAAGGTGATGCGTCCCAAAAACAGGACCAGTTTCTCCTTGAAGGGTTTTTCCAGCTTCATCTGGCCGAATCGACGTTCCTTGGATACCGCGTTGTGCACCACCGATATTTTTGCCGGATCAATGGAATACCGCTTCACGATGGTTTCCTTGGTGAAGTGGCTGACCGCAATGATGCGATCGGCCGCTTCGAATCCGGCGCGTTCGATGTCGTAGACCCGCTGATTGATGTGTTCGCCGCTTCGATCGAATTCCAGTGCATGGGCGTGGACCACCAGAGGTTTGCCGGAAATGCGTTTTGCCTCCACTCCGGCCGGGGCGGTCATCCAGTCGTGGCAATGGATCACGTCGAAATCCTCGGATGCGGCGACCTGCCCGGCAACCACGCTGTAGCGGATGATTTCGCTCATCAGGCTGTCGCCGTAGCCGCCGTGAAAATCGCCGTTGGCCTGCCCGAGTACGTCCGAGATGGTGACGAATTCGTCCCGCTCCAGCATGTCCCGGTATTCCGTTTCCGTGATGTAGGGCCGCAACGGGGAGAGCACGGCCAGTACGTTGACGCGTTCGCGCAGTTCCCTGATGGCGGCCTTGCCGATCCTGAATCTGATCCGGTTTGCCCCCACAAGGGTCAGGTGGCTGGCTTCCTCGTCGGAATCCAGCCTGGGCAGGACAAAGAGGATGTCCGTGCCGTGCGCGGCAAGTCCCTTGGTCAGGCCGAGACAGGCCGTGCCCAGCCCTCCGGAAATGTATGGAGGAAACTCCCATCCGAACATGAGTACCCGCATGATCATTTGCTCCCGAGCAGCTTGTTGAGGCGGATAGCCTCTCCCACGCTCCACGCCTGGGCTATGCAGCCCTTGGGCTCGTGTGGCGGATTTCCGGTGTAGATTTCCGGGATGGAGAAGATGCCGAAATCATCCGGAAAGGAGCGGAGTATGGGCTTGAAGTATTTTCTGAGAAACGCCTTGGCTCCGGCCTTGTCCTCTGCCTGCCGGATCAGGGCTTCGCCGAAATGTCCGGCCAGCCAGGGCCAGACCATGCCCTGATGGTAGGCCGAGTCGCGCGCGTTTGCGTCGCCCCGGTAGAACGGGGAGTAGTGCGGATTGCGTGGGGAAAGCGTGCGCAGACCATGGGGCGTGAGCAGGTGTGCCTGCACCGTGCCGATGACCGCGCGCATCCTGTCCGTGTCCAGCATGGAGTGGGGAAGGGAGGCTGCAAAGACCTGATTGGGCCGGATGGATTCGTCGCATCCGTTGCTGTTCACCACGTCGCACAGGCAGTTGTCGCGCGTGTTCCAGAAGCGGGATGTGAAATTTTCCGCCAGCGTGTCTGCGGCCTGTCCGGCACGCGCTGCAAGTTCCGCGTCTTCGTGGCGCATCAGTTCCAGAAGAAAGCGCAGGCCGTTGTACCACAGAGCGTTGATCTCCACTGCCGCGCCATGGCGCGGAGTCACAGGGCCGCCGTAGGCCTGGGCATCCATCCAGGTGAGCTGGGTGTTTTCATTGCCTGCATGCAACAGGCCGTGCTCGTCGAGAAAGCACAGGGGCACCCGGCCATCCAGATGGGCCCGCACGATGTTCTTCAGGGCGGGATAGACCCGGTCCATGACGAATTTTCGCTTGCCTCCGGCCTTGAGGTATTCCTGCACGGTCCAGAAGAACCAGAGGGAGGCGTCCACCGAGTTGTAGGCCAGATGTTCGGATGACTGGTCCAGATAGTTGGGCAACAGACCGTCCCGTTCCAGCCCGGCGTAGGCGGCAAGCACCTCCTCGCCGAAGTCGAGGCGTCCGGTGTGAAAGGCCAGACCGGGCAGGGCGATCATGGTGTCGCGACCCCATTCCCCGAACCAGTGGTAGCCCGCGATCACGGACGCGAATCCGGACGTGTTGCGGATCAGGAACTGGTCGGCTGCGTATTTCAGCTGCCGGACGGCCCGGCAACGGTCCCGGCAGGATGCGAATGCGGTTTCCCTGCGCTCCATTTCCCGTTTGCGGAGGCGTTCCGGATTGCCCAGCGGTTCGGTGGATGCCGCGAATATCACGGGTTTGCCCTTTTGCAGCGCGGTCTCGAACATGCCGGGGCAGAACAGGTCCTCCTGATAGTCGAAGCCCCGGGCGCGTTCCATCAGGTATTCCACATTGTATGTCCATTTGGGGCCGGGAAAGAATTCCGAGGAACGGCTTGTGCCCATGTGGAGAGGGGGCATGCCTTCGTAGGGTTCGATCTTGCACCCGTTGCGTTCCGGATAGGTCTTCGGCCGCAGGAACATGTTTTCCCGGGTCAGCTTGTGGATGCTGCGGAAGGCCAGAAGAGGGCGGATGCGCAGGGTCGGGCTGACCTTGCCTTCGAGCAGTTCGTAGCGCAGCAGCACCGTGTTGCTGCCATGCACCATGAGCATGGTCTTGCGAATGACCGCGTCGCCGATCCGGTAGGTGATGGACGGGCAGAGATTCTGTTCGAAGCCTTCCACGAACTGATGTCCGGTGGGATGGTACACCCCGGGATACTTGTTGGTGGACAGAAGGAATTCCCTTTCATCGGCAATGACCGAGGTCTCGACCTTGGACAGCAGAACAAAACGGCCTTTGGGATTGTTCAGAGATGCCACAAGCAGACCGTGATATTTGCGCGTATGACAATTGATGATCGTGCTCGACGCGTATCCGCCGAGGCCGTTGGTGTCGAGCCACTCCCTGCGGGTGGCTGTTTCCGTGTTGACGCACTCGTCCCTGGGAATGTGTTTCATGCTTCACCGCCGATGGGGAAAAACAATTTGCAACAAGCCGGAAAAGGCAGTTTCCTACCTTTGACTTAGATAGAAAAAGGCAAGTCTCGGCAAGCGAAAAGCGGTGACGGAATGTTATTTTTTGAAAACGGAGGGGAAATGTCGAGCAGGGCGGATCGGAAAAGGGGGACCGGAGAAAAGGGGGATGGCCGATTTGTCGTGAGGGAGGTGACGTATCGTGTGTGTTCCGGATGGGCGGAGGAGATGCGAAAAGCCTTGGGGTGTCAGGCTTTTCTCACAGCGGCCATCCCCTTTTTCATGGTCAGCCGGCCAAGGCCGGCTTGAACTTGTTAAGGAGCCAGTTGCGGGCCTGGGCTGCCCGTTTCGGACTGCCCAGCTTGTCGAGTTGGACCGGGTGGATGGTCCCGGAGGCCCGAATGCGCAGACGGCGCCTGATTTTTCTGTTTATGGTGATTTCCTTGCCCTTGTAGAGCATGGAAACCGGCTCTTCCCAAATGCATATGAGTTTGCGACAGTCGTCTGTCAGTTTCATTTCCATCTTCATTTCTACTCTCTCTCCTGAAGAAAACAGATACCGGCCCGTTTTTCGCCGGGCTGGATATTCCGGCCATGCAACCGGCCGGGAGGCGTATTTTCGTGATTCCGGGGATTTGCCGGAGCGTGAAAATTTGCTCAGTCCGAGTCGGGCTGGGCACTCTCCTGAGCAGCAAGCGTGCCAGCATGATGTGTGTCTTTCCTAACTGTCTTGTTTCATTGGCAGAATATCTAAATCTCGCGTAAGGCGGTTTTATCTTGCCCCACAAGTTTTCTTGTGCGCGCCGGGCTGATCTTGAGTGGGAGCCCCCGGATTGCGGGGGGATGCGCGGTGAATACCAGGATTCTTGTAGCCTTTGTTTCTTTGTCGGACTTGCCGGAAGTCTGCGTCGGCAAGACACCGAACCTCTATTAATAGGTGTTGATTTGTCTTTGGCAAGGGGCGGGAAAAAATATTTCGGCCTTGTGCCAAATTTCTCGAGGCCGAAGAAACTCCCACAAGCAAAACGTGATGCACAATTCGAGTGGTAGGCGTGAAAAACGGGCATTGACGGGCGTTAGCGCAAGGCAATGCTCAGTGGCTACCATGTTTGTTGTGGCACATGGCAGGGGGGCGTATTTTCGTTTCTTGGATGCTATTCTAATAAAATCAGTGTGTTAAGTAGTCTGTGCAAAAGTGGCACGGTTGTCGCTTAGAGGGAAGCAACTGTTCAGCAAGAGCTGGCAAACATTCTCTGGTTTTACTGTAGTGGCAATCAATTAAAATGTACTAACTGATTTGGAGGAAAAAATGGGTAGCATCGGTAGCATAAGCCGTCCGTCTGAAGGTATGCTCATGGGTCTGGTTCAGTACCCCGTGCCTGTTGTGAACTCTCGCCGTGACATCGAAGCCAATGTCGATCGTATCTGCGAAGCCACCGCCAACACCAAGGCCGGTTACCCGGGCATGGACCTCATCGTCTGGCCTGAGTACAGCTCCCAGGGCCTGAATACCAAGAAGTGGGTTACCGACGAATTCCTGATGGACGTTGAAGGCCCCCTGTTTCAGAAGTACGCCCAGACTTGTAAGGAAAACGACATTTGGGGCCTGTTCTCCATCATGGAGCGCAACCCCAACAAGGACCAGATGCCGTACAACACTGCGGTCATCTTCAATAACAAGGGCGAACTCGCTCTCAAATACCGCAAGCTG
Above is a window of Pseudodesulfovibrio tunisiensis DNA encoding:
- a CDS encoding glycosyltransferase family 4 protein; the encoded protein is MRVLMFGWEFPPYISGGLGTACLGLTKGLAAHGTDILFVLPRLDSDEEASHLTLVGANRIRFRIGKAAIRELRERVNVLAVLSPLRPYITETEYRDMLERDEFVTISDVLGQANGDFHGGYGDSLMSEIIRYSVVAGQVAASEDFDVIHCHDWMTAPAGVEAKRISGKPLVVHAHALEFDRSGEHINQRVYDIERAGFEAADRIIAVSHFTKETIVKRYSIDPAKISVVHNAVSKERRFGQMKLEKPFKEKLVLFLGRITFQKGPDYFVEAAARVLERNPHVRFAMAGSGDMFPRMVERMAELRMADKFHFLGFVRGADVERIYAMSDLYVMPSVSEPFGITPLEAMVYNVPAIVSKQSGVAEILDEAVTIDFWDVDRLAFEILDILENEKRAATLVKQGMETLKKVKWERAAERVLAVYRELAGGGA
- a CDS encoding glycoside hydrolase family 57 protein produces the protein MISICMYFQVHQPMRLDQGYTFFDIGRRHLYRDENANREILLKVAHKCYLPANRLMLDLIREFDGRFRISYAITGVAMEQFQEFCPEVLESFRELAATGCVEFIGETHYHSLAFLFSREEFRRQVIMHGRVLEDFFGSRPVTFRNTELIYNNDLALEVEKMGYKVILAEGADQSLGWRSPNFIYQPSGCCKLKALLKNYRLSDDVAFRFSDRNWNEWPITTEKYARWVHAVAGSGETVNLFMDYETLGEHQWADTGIFQFFRNLPGSILTHPDFCFQTPAEVAARLDPVAQLDVPHFTSWADLERDVTAWLGNPMQDQAAELAYRLERDVLATGDDDLIANWRELLTSDHFYYMCTKWFSDGDVHKYFNPYETPHQAFITYMNALNDLALRVTECPAGA
- a CDS encoding amylo-alpha-1,6-glucosidase, producing MKHIPRDECVNTETATRREWLDTNGLGGYASSTIINCHTRKYHGLLVASLNNPKGRFVLLSKVETSVIADEREFLLSTNKYPGVYHPTGHQFVEGFEQNLCPSITYRIGDAVIRKTMLMVHGSNTVLLRYELLEGKVSPTLRIRPLLAFRSIHKLTRENMFLRPKTYPERNGCKIEPYEGMPPLHMGTSRSSEFFPGPKWTYNVEYLMERARGFDYQEDLFCPGMFETALQKGKPVIFAASTEPLGNPERLRKREMERRETAFASCRDRCRAVRQLKYAADQFLIRNTSGFASVIAGYHWFGEWGRDTMIALPGLAFHTGRLDFGEEVLAAYAGLERDGLLPNYLDQSSEHLAYNSVDASLWFFWTVQEYLKAGGKRKFVMDRVYPALKNIVRAHLDGRVPLCFLDEHGLLHAGNENTQLTWMDAQAYGGPVTPRHGAAVEINALWYNGLRFLLELMRHEDAELAARAGQAADTLAENFTSRFWNTRDNCLCDVVNSNGCDESIRPNQVFAASLPHSMLDTDRMRAVIGTVQAHLLTPHGLRTLSPRNPHYSPFYRGDANARDSAYHQGMVWPWLAGHFGEALIRQAEDKAGAKAFLRKYFKPILRSFPDDFGIFSIPEIYTGNPPHEPKGCIAQAWSVGEAIRLNKLLGSK
- the glgP gene encoding alpha-glucan family phosphorylase, which gives rise to MSWEVCNKVGGIHTVISSKAAEAMLAFKGRYVAVGPLLDRNPGFEPCDPPGEIVPTLERLRAKGIETRTGKWEIPGRPWAVLIGFQNAFPASDKLLFQLWNDFGVDSMTGAWDYIEPVLFSTAAAMAIKETYDDVAEVADVFAHFHEWMSGAGVLYLKKHAPGVSTVLTTHATMLGRAMSGSGTDIYQRLEEIEPTLEAKAVGVSAKHSMESVSAREADCFTTVSNITRREACHLLGTNPAVVTVNGFNLEGFAEPATVAQTRREARKQLLELASRFLERELDPKRTLLVATSGRYEFHNKGIDLLLDSLAEVDARLAKTETDITVVSFMLVSCGYAGFSDEARRLLKEERYGIEKYAGIATHHLGNADHDPIVARCREKQLNNTPENRCCVIFIPVYLDGNDGVLNLEYYEALSGMDLTVFPSFYEPWGYTPMESAAFSVPTVTSDRAGFGQWIMEEFPDGNPGVHVLNRLKDDYATAAAKLADHLHDFTSWSEDERIDRSARARDAAEKATWEHFYPRYVEAYELAAEIRKERIAGVQRMAAAPGKAVSFSGVNTTQPRLRSFNVVTELPPALTRLRELANNLWWVWHRDSQELFEWMDADKWHECEHSPIRFLDTMDRDRLNQLSGDMEFMARFTGVMERFDAYMAESDNAEYKGITWQNPISYFSMEFGLHEAIPIYSGGLGLLAGDHIKSASDLNLPFIGISLLYKNGYFHQRINGNGEQVVEYRENNFAAMPITQLQKDDTERILVTVDMPGRTVYAQIWEVRVGRAKLYLLDTDVAENSRTDRDIAARLYEPSSKGRIEQEIVLGVGGVRLLKALNIEPSIHHLNEGHSAFLLFERIRQLMFLDGLDFATAKEVVRGSTVFTMHTPVPAGNERFEKSLVENYFRGYAEEMGVPWDALWNLGHIYAEEADHLNMTVLALQLSCLRNGVSRLHGDVSRRMWMDLWRGFLLGEVPVGHITNGVHIPSWLDEEHRHAIEESCGLSVHQELLHGNGWDCIDSIDDRRLWDTHVRLKHRLYEEIHRSVSEQWQREGEPPNRLRQFLSALNPDHLTLCFARRCTAYKRPTLLFHNLNKVKEIFLNQDRPVNIIFAGKAHPADTIGAGFISLISRLAKQDDILGHVVFLEGYDIRLARLLVSGADVWLNTPIRLMEASGTSGMKAAVNGVPNCSILDGWWDEAYDGHNGWAIGQGLVYETQVNQDIVDADNMYAVLESEVAPEYYDRGGDGVPHAWVRRMKEAMKNAFHQYGTHRMVREYMDTMYIPALKLSAQRNRNDHELAREIGEWRKRIPGRFSTVTIREINVSGIHGDVFRLGNAMTVTARVDKGQLLDNELLVEMVVATPDEQTIIECVPMSLKHSEANTLEFVAEYAPSFPGESRYGVRVIPVHPGLGAKHETRLIRWS